A region from the Aphis gossypii isolate Hap1 chromosome 1, ASM2018417v2, whole genome shotgun sequence genome encodes:
- the LOC126548843 gene encoding uncharacterized protein DDB_G0283357-like isoform X3 — MTPSHKTYTCQNNFFLQILNVKCLPNNPPNSIPFHGQNVPAAPNSWTGQPAQTVLQGMTNIFDAMNPNPSHNPYVNNDDNQQNIKYDQQYSTPQPYNSPHYNNYNQQYFMSQPYNAQPHNYKQQSPVSQPYNAPLYNYEQQHPEPSTYNAPQVIQKNQNQHSKEPQLYNLHPPSQSSGPTNSQSFGILGPSLKEYQEQLPSSINQPIEILPAFGQPINNAKNQENIQQSSTQIPPIPNQSQLSQMASNLSNPIVKESSKSNGYNIDIKEAESPDFGKPNINAKNQNIIQQSSPPIPPIPNQSPLSQMASNLSNPIVKESSKSNGYNIDISEAESPDFGKPNINAKNQNIIQQSSPPIPPIPNQSQLSQMTTNLSKPIVKESFTPNGYNIEIKEEAPDFGQPINNAKNQENVQQSPPPISSLPNQFQLSKPIVKESFTPNGYDIENKKEAPDFGQPTNNGNYPENIQQSPPPISSLPNQFQLSKPMAKESFTPNEYDIEIKEEAPDFGQPINNAKNQENVQQSPPPISSILNHFQLSKPIAKESFTPNGYDIENKKEAPDFDQPINNGNYPENIQQSPPPISSLPNQFQLSKPMAKESFTPNEYDIENKKEAPDFGQPTNNGNYPENIQQSPPPISSLPNQFQLSKPMAKESFTPNEYDIEIKEEAPDFGQPINNAKNQENVQQSPPPISSLPNQFQLSKPMAKESFTPNEYDIENKKEAPDFGQPTNNGNYPENIQQSPPPISSLPNQFQLSKPMAKESFTPNEYDIEIKEEAPDFGQPINNAKNQENVQQSPPPISSILNHFQLSKPIAKESFTPNGYDIENKKEAPDFGQPINNGNYPENIQQSLPPISSLPNQFQLSKPMAKESFTPNEYDIENKKEAPDFGQPINNGNYPENIQQSPPPISSLPNQFQLSKPMAKESFTPNEYDIENKKEAPDFGQPINNGNYPENIQQSPPPISSLPNQFQLSKPMAKESFTPNEYDIENKKEAPDFGQPINNGNYPENIQQSPPPISSLPNQFQLSKPMAKESFTPNEYDIEIKEEAPDFGQPINNGKNQENVQQSSPPNEYDTEIKGVVPDFDPVIYNAENQGNKPSSAPDFPPNQSKISPIPSQSSSKLTPNENTMQIKNDNMSLNSLLGLPDGQSEPLINDFAQNEDVLIDNSQTDIQLFLNSENNQDDFQLVVNDMPPQLPMNVQAANAIIDSQSNDLISNMDLNNDTENLQNTSNEDSSSENVEDTELNEESKLKKAMSESLVVALDDTDTENDELYTLGNLVFDVPPSELDRLSNYDTSFIVDTENPKNVKEDNAKITVYANPNDVHILQLSPKQSSTNDNSYLINNNLLNTPSTEMPLWYSSFPNGADYVQHFNSNTNKQKSNSFFNFNQNPAYNQIPMNLENSNYFNQQAAVDQNQMTSKIQSPGLSLDDNQPSSMDSSGSIYKKVDLKNLTPNSSNSWSLLKKDYTKNLQPNQNDRYTSGDGTTRTSFFGTPLSSYQNSNQEILNLPSNDMFVQNMISVISNSVQAPLDGTKAIFDITSANFPRSSVSHIIRLTHAIVRSVMLNLRQTLNTFMKILYGHRVKRDFNPFEVLHNLPGALVNKYSLQSTAAPTTKYINSPYYNQPTIRQVLP, encoded by the exons ATGACCCCCAGCCATAAGACATATACatgtcaaaacaatttttttttacagattctAAATGTTAAGTGCTTACCAAACAATCCTCCAAATTCAATACCGTTTCACGGACAAAATGTACCTGCAGCGCCTAACTCTTGGACTGGTCAACCAGCCCAAACAGTTCTTCAAGGAATGACAAATATTTTCGATGCAATGAATCCAAACCCATCACATAATCCATATgtgaataatgatgataatcaacaaaacattaaatatgatcAACAATATTCTACGCCGCAACCGTATAATTCACCACATTATAACAACtataatcaacaatattttatgtcacaGCCGTATAATGCACAACCTCATAACTATAAACAACAATCTCCTGTGTCCCAACCCTATAATGCACCACTTTATAACTATGAGCAACAACATCCTGAGCCCTCAACGTATAATGCACCACaggttattcaaaaaaatcaaaaccaaCACTCTAAAGAACCAcagttatacaatttacatccACCATCACAGAGTAGTGGACCAACAAATTCTCAGTCTTTCGGAATACTTGGACCTTCGCTCAAAGAATACCAAGAACAATTGCCGTCAAGTATAAATCAACCAATAGAAATATTACCAGCTTTTGGTCAACCTATAAATAACGCTAAAAACCAAGAAAACATACAGCAATCTTCTACCCAAATTCCTCCTATCCCAAATCAATCGCAATTGTCTCAAATGGCATCAAACTTATCGAATCCAATAGTCAAAGAATCTTCAAAATCTAAcggatataatattgatattaaagaaGCAGAATCACCAGATTTTGGCAAACCTAATATTAATgctaaaaaccaaaatattattcaacaatcTTCTCCACCGATTCCTCCTATCCCAAATCAATCACCATTGTCTCAAATGGCATCAAACTTATCGAATCCAATAGTCAAAGAGTCTTCAAAATCTAAcggatataatattgatattagtgAAGCAGAATCACCAGATTTTGGCAAACCTAATATTAACgctaaaaaccaaaatattattcaacaatcTTCTCCACCGATACCTCCTATCCCAAATCAATCACAATTGTCTCAAATGACAACAAACTTATCGAAACCAATAGTCAAAGAATCTTTCACTCCtaatggatataatattgaGATCAAAGAAGAAGCACCAGATTTTGGCCAACCTATAAATAACGCTAAAAACCAAGAAAACGTACAGCAATCTCCTCCCCCAATTTCTTCTCTCCCAAATCAATTCCAACTTTCAAAACCAATAGTTAAAGAATCTTTCACTCCTAATGGATATGATATTGAGAACAAAAAAGAAGCACCAGATTTTGGCCAACCTACAAATAACGGTAATTACCCAGAAAACATACAGCAATCTCCTCCCCCAATTTCTTCTCTCCCAAATCAATTCCAACTCTCAAAACCAATGGCTAAAGAATCTTTTACTCCTAATGAATATGATATTGAGATCAAAGAAGAAGCACCAGATTTTGGCCAACCTATAAATAACGCTAAAAACCAAGAAAACGTACAGCAATCTCCTCCCCCAATTTCTTCTATCCTAAATCATTTCCAACTCTCAAAACCAATAGCTAAAGAATCTTTCACTCCTAATGGATATGATATTGAGAACAAAAAAGAAGCACCAGATTTTGACCAACCTATAAATAACGGTAATTACCCAGAAAACATACAGCAATCTCCTCCCCCAATTTCTTCTCTCCCAAATCAATTCCAACTCTCAAAACCAATGGCTAAAGAATCTTTTACTCCTAATGAATATGATATTGAGAACAAAAAAGAAGCACCAGATTTTGGCCAACCTACAAATAACGGTAATTACCCAGAAAACATACAGCAATCTCCTCCCCCAATTTCTTCTCTCCCAAATCAATTCCAACTCTCAAAACCAATGGCTAAAGAATCTTTTACTCCTAATGAATATGATATTGAGATCAAAGAAGAAGCACCAGATTTTGGCCAACCTATAAATAACGCTAAAAACCAAGAAAACGTACAGCAATCTCCTCCCCCAATTTCTTCTCTCCCAAATCAATTCCAACTCTCAAAACCAATGGCTAAAGAATCTTTTACTCCTAATGAATATGATATTGAGAACAAAAAAGAAGCACCAGATTTTGGCCAACCTACAAATAACGGTAATTACCCAGAAAACATACAGCAATCTCCTCCCCCAATTTCTTCTCTCCCAAATCAATTCCAACTCTCAAAACCAATGGCTAAAGAATCTTTTACTCCTAATGAATATGATATTGAGATCAAAGAAGAAGCACCAGATTTTGGCCAACCTATAAATAACGCTAAAAACCAAGAAAACGTACAGCAATCTCCTCCCCCAATTTCTTCTATCCTAAATCATTTCCAACTCTCAAAACCAATAGCTAAAGAATCTTTCACTCCTAATGGATATGATATTGAGAACAAAAAAGAAGCACCAGATTTTGGCCAACCTATAAATAACGGTAATTACCCAGAAAACATACAGCAATCTCTTCCCCCAATTTCTTCTCTCCCAAATCAATTCCAACTCTCAAAACCAATGGCTAAAGAATCTTTTACTCCTAATGAATATGATATTGAGAACAAAAAAGAAGCACCAGATTTTGGCCAACCTATAAATAACGGTAATTACCCAGAAAACATACAGCAATCTCCTCCCCCAATTTCTTCTCTCCCAAATCAATTCCAACTCTCAAAACCAATGGCTAAAGAATCTTTTACTCCTAATGAATATGATATTGAGAACAAAAAAGAAGCACCAGATTTTGGCCAACCTATAAATAACGGTAATTACCCAGAAAACATACAGCAATCTCCTCCCCCAATTTCTTCTCTCCCAAATCAATTCCAACTCTCAAAACCAATGGCTAAAGAATCTTTTACTCCTAATGAATATGATATTGAGAACAAAAAAGAAGCACCAGATTTTGGCCAACCTATAAATAACGGTAATTACCCAGAAAACATACAGCAATCTCCTCCCCCAATTTCTTCTCTCCCAAATCAATTCCAACTCTCAAAACCAATGGCTAAAGAATCTTTTACTCCTAATGAATATGATATTGAGATCAAAGAAGAAGCACCAGATTTTGGCCAACCTATAAATAACGGTAAAAACCAAGAAAACGTACAGCAATCTTCTCCCCCAAATGAATATGATACTGAGATTAAAGGAGTAGTGCCAGATTTTGACCCAGTTATATATAACGCTGAAAATCAAGGAAACAAACCATCGTCTGCTCCTGATTTTCCTCCTaatcaatcaaaaatatctCCAATACCATCACAATCATCTTCGAAATTAACGCCTAATGAAAATACTATGCAGattaaaaatgacaatatGTCATTGAATTCTCTTTTAGGTCTTCCAGATGGTCAATCAGAACCACTTATTAATGATTTCGCGCAAAATGAAGatgttttaatagataattctCAAAcagatatacaattatttttaaattcagaaaATAATCAAGATGATTTTCAATTAGTAGTCAATGATATGCCGCCACAATTGCCAATGAACGTGCAAGCAGCAAATGCGATTATTGATTCACAATCAAAcgatttaataagtaatatggatttaaataatgatactgAAAATCTACAAAATACATCGAACGAAGATTCATCATCTGAAAATGTTGAAGATACTGAATTAAATGaagaatcaaaattaaaaaaagcaatGTCTGAGTCACTAGTTGTTGCGTTAGATGATACCGATACAGAAAATGATGAACTATATACATTAGGAAATTTGGTATTTGACGTACCACCATCAGAATTGGATAGACTATCCAATTACGATACTTCGTTTATTGTAGACACAGAAAATCCAAAAAACGTGAAAGAAGATAACGCTAAAATAACCGTCTACGCCAATCCTAATGATGTTCATATACTTCAACTATCTCCTAAACAGTCATCAACCAATGATAATAgttatctaattaataataatttattaaatactccaTCAACAGAAATGCCATTATGGTATTCCTCATTTCCAAATGGTGCTGATTacgttcaacattttaattcaaatactaataaacaaaaatctaattcatttttcaattttaatcaaaatccGGCTTATAATCAAATTCCAATGAACCtagaaaatagtaattattttaatcaacaagCTGCCGTTGATCAAAATCAGATGACATCTAAAATACAATCACCTGGTTTGTCACTAGATGATAATCAACCAAGTTCTATGGACAGCAGTGGATCTATTTACAAGAAAGTAGACTTAAAGAACCTTACTCCAAATAGTTCTAATTCGTggtctttattaaaaaaagattacaCAAAAAATCTACAGCCAAACCAAAACGACAGGTATACAAGTGGTGATGGTACAACACGCACAAGCTTTTTTGGAACACCATTGTCGTCTTACCAAAATAGTAATCaggaaatattaaacttacctTCAAACGATatgtttgtacaaaatatgatatcTGTAATTTCAAATTCGGTTCAAGCACCGTTAGACGGTACTAAAGCAATATTTGACATCACAAGTGCAAATTTTCCACGTTCTTCAGTGAGTCATATAATTCGTTTAACACACGCTATCGTACGATCTGTGATGCTAAATCTTCGGCAGACTTTAAATACAttcatgaaaattttatat ggTCATCGAGTTAAGCGAGATTTCAATCCTTTTGAGGTCTTACATAATTTACCGGGTGCTCTAGTTAACAAATATTCTCTCCAATCTACTGCTGCGCCGACgacgaaatatataaattcgcCGTACTATAATCAACCGACTATACGGCAGGTACTTCCGTAA
- the LOC126548843 gene encoding uncharacterized protein DDB_G0283357-like isoform X2: MGAVNYGFIFFLLSKILNVKCLPNNPPNSIPFHGQNVPAAPNSWTGQPAQTVLQGMTNIFDAMNPNPSHNPYVNNDDNQQNIKYDQQYSTPQPYNSPHYNNYNQQYFMSQPYNAQPHNYKQQSPVSQPYNAPLYNYEQQHPEPSTYNAPQVIQKNQNQHSKEPQLYNLHPPSQSSGPTNSQSFGILGPSLKEYQEQLPSSINQPIEILPAFGQPINNAKNQENIQQSSTQIPPIPNQSQLSQMASNLSNPIVKESSKSNGYNIDIKEAESPDFGKPNINAKNQNIIQQSSPPIPPIPNQSPLSQMASNLSNPIVKESSKSNGYNIDISEAESPDFGKPNINAKNQNIIQQSSPPIPPIPNQSQLSQMTTNLSKPIVKESFTPNGYNIEIKEEAPDFGQPINNAKNQENVQQSPPPISSLPNQFQLSKPIVKESFTPNGYDIENKKEAPDFGQPTNNGNYPENIQQSPPPISSLPNQFQLSKPMAKESFTPNEYDIEIKEEAPDFGQPINNAKNQENVQQSPPPISSILNHFQLSKPIAKESFTPNGYDIENKKEAPDFDQPINNGNYPENIQQSPPPISSLPNQFQLSKPMAKESFTPNEYDIENKKEAPDFGQPTNNGNYPENIQQSPPPISSLPNQFQLSKPMAKESFTPNEYDIEIKEEAPDFGQPINNAKNQENVQQSPPPISSLPNQFQLSKPMAKESFTPNEYDIENKKEAPDFGQPTNNGNYPENIQQSPPPISSLPNQFQLSKPMAKESFTPNEYDIEIKEEAPDFGQPINNAKNQENVQQSPPPISSILNHFQLSKPIAKESFTPNGYDIENKKEAPDFGQPINNGNYPENIQQSLPPISSLPNQFQLSKPMAKESFTPNEYDIENKKEAPDFGQPINNGNYPENIQQSPPPISSLPNQFQLSKPMAKESFTPNEYDIENKKEAPDFGQPINNGNYPENIQQSPPPISSLPNQFQLSKPMAKESFTPNEYDIENKKEAPDFGQPINNGNYPENIQQSPPPISSLPNQFQLSKPMAKESFTPNEYDIEIKEEAPDFGQPINNGKNQENVQQSSPPNEYDTEIKGVVPDFDPVIYNAENQGNKPSSAPDFPPNQSKISPIPSQSSSKLTPNENTMQIKNDNMSLNSLLGLPDGQSEPLINDFAQNEDVLIDNSQTDIQLFLNSENNQDDFQLVVNDMPPQLPMNVQAANAIIDSQSNDLISNMDLNNDTENLQNTSNEDSSSENVEDTELNEESKLKKAMSESLVVALDDTDTENDELYTLGNLVFDVPPSELDRLSNYDTSFIVDTENPKNVKEDNAKITVYANPNDVHILQLSPKQSSTNDNSYLINNNLLNTPSTEMPLWYSSFPNGADYVQHFNSNTNKQKSNSFFNFNQNPAYNQIPMNLENSNYFNQQAAVDQNQMTSKIQSPGLSLDDNQPSSMDSSGSIYKKVDLKNLTPNSSNSWSLLKKDYTKNLQPNQNDRYTSGDGTTRTSFFGTPLSSYQNSNQEILNLPSNDMFVQNMISVISNSVQAPLDGTKAIFDITSANFPRSSVSHIIRLTHAIVRSVMLNLRQTLNTFMKILYGHRVKRDFNPFEVLHNLPGALVNKYSLQSTAAPTTKYINSPYYNQPTIRQANKRQQIIL, translated from the exons ATGGGAGCAGTAAATTAtggattcattttttttttgctatcaaag attctAAATGTTAAGTGCTTACCAAACAATCCTCCAAATTCAATACCGTTTCACGGACAAAATGTACCTGCAGCGCCTAACTCTTGGACTGGTCAACCAGCCCAAACAGTTCTTCAAGGAATGACAAATATTTTCGATGCAATGAATCCAAACCCATCACATAATCCATATgtgaataatgatgataatcaacaaaacattaaatatgatcAACAATATTCTACGCCGCAACCGTATAATTCACCACATTATAACAACtataatcaacaatattttatgtcacaGCCGTATAATGCACAACCTCATAACTATAAACAACAATCTCCTGTGTCCCAACCCTATAATGCACCACTTTATAACTATGAGCAACAACATCCTGAGCCCTCAACGTATAATGCACCACaggttattcaaaaaaatcaaaaccaaCACTCTAAAGAACCAcagttatacaatttacatccACCATCACAGAGTAGTGGACCAACAAATTCTCAGTCTTTCGGAATACTTGGACCTTCGCTCAAAGAATACCAAGAACAATTGCCGTCAAGTATAAATCAACCAATAGAAATATTACCAGCTTTTGGTCAACCTATAAATAACGCTAAAAACCAAGAAAACATACAGCAATCTTCTACCCAAATTCCTCCTATCCCAAATCAATCGCAATTGTCTCAAATGGCATCAAACTTATCGAATCCAATAGTCAAAGAATCTTCAAAATCTAAcggatataatattgatattaaagaaGCAGAATCACCAGATTTTGGCAAACCTAATATTAATgctaaaaaccaaaatattattcaacaatcTTCTCCACCGATTCCTCCTATCCCAAATCAATCACCATTGTCTCAAATGGCATCAAACTTATCGAATCCAATAGTCAAAGAGTCTTCAAAATCTAAcggatataatattgatattagtgAAGCAGAATCACCAGATTTTGGCAAACCTAATATTAACgctaaaaaccaaaatattattcaacaatcTTCTCCACCGATACCTCCTATCCCAAATCAATCACAATTGTCTCAAATGACAACAAACTTATCGAAACCAATAGTCAAAGAATCTTTCACTCCtaatggatataatattgaGATCAAAGAAGAAGCACCAGATTTTGGCCAACCTATAAATAACGCTAAAAACCAAGAAAACGTACAGCAATCTCCTCCCCCAATTTCTTCTCTCCCAAATCAATTCCAACTTTCAAAACCAATAGTTAAAGAATCTTTCACTCCTAATGGATATGATATTGAGAACAAAAAAGAAGCACCAGATTTTGGCCAACCTACAAATAACGGTAATTACCCAGAAAACATACAGCAATCTCCTCCCCCAATTTCTTCTCTCCCAAATCAATTCCAACTCTCAAAACCAATGGCTAAAGAATCTTTTACTCCTAATGAATATGATATTGAGATCAAAGAAGAAGCACCAGATTTTGGCCAACCTATAAATAACGCTAAAAACCAAGAAAACGTACAGCAATCTCCTCCCCCAATTTCTTCTATCCTAAATCATTTCCAACTCTCAAAACCAATAGCTAAAGAATCTTTCACTCCTAATGGATATGATATTGAGAACAAAAAAGAAGCACCAGATTTTGACCAACCTATAAATAACGGTAATTACCCAGAAAACATACAGCAATCTCCTCCCCCAATTTCTTCTCTCCCAAATCAATTCCAACTCTCAAAACCAATGGCTAAAGAATCTTTTACTCCTAATGAATATGATATTGAGAACAAAAAAGAAGCACCAGATTTTGGCCAACCTACAAATAACGGTAATTACCCAGAAAACATACAGCAATCTCCTCCCCCAATTTCTTCTCTCCCAAATCAATTCCAACTCTCAAAACCAATGGCTAAAGAATCTTTTACTCCTAATGAATATGATATTGAGATCAAAGAAGAAGCACCAGATTTTGGCCAACCTATAAATAACGCTAAAAACCAAGAAAACGTACAGCAATCTCCTCCCCCAATTTCTTCTCTCCCAAATCAATTCCAACTCTCAAAACCAATGGCTAAAGAATCTTTTACTCCTAATGAATATGATATTGAGAACAAAAAAGAAGCACCAGATTTTGGCCAACCTACAAATAACGGTAATTACCCAGAAAACATACAGCAATCTCCTCCCCCAATTTCTTCTCTCCCAAATCAATTCCAACTCTCAAAACCAATGGCTAAAGAATCTTTTACTCCTAATGAATATGATATTGAGATCAAAGAAGAAGCACCAGATTTTGGCCAACCTATAAATAACGCTAAAAACCAAGAAAACGTACAGCAATCTCCTCCCCCAATTTCTTCTATCCTAAATCATTTCCAACTCTCAAAACCAATAGCTAAAGAATCTTTCACTCCTAATGGATATGATATTGAGAACAAAAAAGAAGCACCAGATTTTGGCCAACCTATAAATAACGGTAATTACCCAGAAAACATACAGCAATCTCTTCCCCCAATTTCTTCTCTCCCAAATCAATTCCAACTCTCAAAACCAATGGCTAAAGAATCTTTTACTCCTAATGAATATGATATTGAGAACAAAAAAGAAGCACCAGATTTTGGCCAACCTATAAATAACGGTAATTACCCAGAAAACATACAGCAATCTCCTCCCCCAATTTCTTCTCTCCCAAATCAATTCCAACTCTCAAAACCAATGGCTAAAGAATCTTTTACTCCTAATGAATATGATATTGAGAACAAAAAAGAAGCACCAGATTTTGGCCAACCTATAAATAACGGTAATTACCCAGAAAACATACAGCAATCTCCTCCCCCAATTTCTTCTCTCCCAAATCAATTCCAACTCTCAAAACCAATGGCTAAAGAATCTTTTACTCCTAATGAATATGATATTGAGAACAAAAAAGAAGCACCAGATTTTGGCCAACCTATAAATAACGGTAATTACCCAGAAAACATACAGCAATCTCCTCCCCCAATTTCTTCTCTCCCAAATCAATTCCAACTCTCAAAACCAATGGCTAAAGAATCTTTTACTCCTAATGAATATGATATTGAGATCAAAGAAGAAGCACCAGATTTTGGCCAACCTATAAATAACGGTAAAAACCAAGAAAACGTACAGCAATCTTCTCCCCCAAATGAATATGATACTGAGATTAAAGGAGTAGTGCCAGATTTTGACCCAGTTATATATAACGCTGAAAATCAAGGAAACAAACCATCGTCTGCTCCTGATTTTCCTCCTaatcaatcaaaaatatctCCAATACCATCACAATCATCTTCGAAATTAACGCCTAATGAAAATACTATGCAGattaaaaatgacaatatGTCATTGAATTCTCTTTTAGGTCTTCCAGATGGTCAATCAGAACCACTTATTAATGATTTCGCGCAAAATGAAGatgttttaatagataattctCAAAcagatatacaattatttttaaattcagaaaATAATCAAGATGATTTTCAATTAGTAGTCAATGATATGCCGCCACAATTGCCAATGAACGTGCAAGCAGCAAATGCGATTATTGATTCACAATCAAAcgatttaataagtaatatggatttaaataatgatactgAAAATCTACAAAATACATCGAACGAAGATTCATCATCTGAAAATGTTGAAGATACTGAATTAAATGaagaatcaaaattaaaaaaagcaatGTCTGAGTCACTAGTTGTTGCGTTAGATGATACCGATACAGAAAATGATGAACTATATACATTAGGAAATTTGGTATTTGACGTACCACCATCAGAATTGGATAGACTATCCAATTACGATACTTCGTTTATTGTAGACACAGAAAATCCAAAAAACGTGAAAGAAGATAACGCTAAAATAACCGTCTACGCCAATCCTAATGATGTTCATATACTTCAACTATCTCCTAAACAGTCATCAACCAATGATAATAgttatctaattaataataatttattaaatactccaTCAACAGAAATGCCATTATGGTATTCCTCATTTCCAAATGGTGCTGATTacgttcaacattttaattcaaatactaataaacaaaaatctaattcatttttcaattttaatcaaaatccGGCTTATAATCAAATTCCAATGAACCtagaaaatagtaattattttaatcaacaagCTGCCGTTGATCAAAATCAGATGACATCTAAAATACAATCACCTGGTTTGTCACTAGATGATAATCAACCAAGTTCTATGGACAGCAGTGGATCTATTTACAAGAAAGTAGACTTAAAGAACCTTACTCCAAATAGTTCTAATTCGTggtctttattaaaaaaagattacaCAAAAAATCTACAGCCAAACCAAAACGACAGGTATACAAGTGGTGATGGTACAACACGCACAAGCTTTTTTGGAACACCATTGTCGTCTTACCAAAATAGTAATCaggaaatattaaacttacctTCAAACGATatgtttgtacaaaatatgatatcTGTAATTTCAAATTCGGTTCAAGCACCGTTAGACGGTACTAAAGCAATATTTGACATCACAAGTGCAAATTTTCCACGTTCTTCAGTGAGTCATATAATTCGTTTAACACACGCTATCGTACGATCTGTGATGCTAAATCTTCGGCAGACTTTAAATACAttcatgaaaattttatat ggTCATCGAGTTAAGCGAGATTTCAATCCTTTTGAGGTCTTACATAATTTACCGGGTGCTCTAGTTAACAAATATTCTCTCCAATCTACTGCTGCGCCGACgacgaaatatataaattcgcCGTACTATAATCAACCGACTATACGGCAG GCCAACAAACGACAGCAGATTATTCTATGA